One part of the Paenibacillus silvisoli genome encodes these proteins:
- a CDS encoding AraC family transcriptional regulator has protein sequence MHMLEALNRALDYLEEHLADEIDMTEIERLALCSEFHFKKMFAFLAGIPLNEYIRRRRLTLAAFELSDSGARIIDIAVKYGYGSPDAFTRAFASLHGLTPTEARSKGQTLKAYPRMSFQLTVKGGNEMKYRIEEKEAFRIAGMMKRVPIVFNGVNPEIAAMWGSLTGEIIAELKALSNIDPKGIISASTNFSEERMEEKGALDHYIGAATTLACPDSFASLEVPAGTWAVFEAVGPFPDTLQQIWGRIYAEWFPSSNYEQVNGPELLWNESKDTSSPAFRSEIWIPVKKRA, from the coding sequence ATGCATATGCTGGAGGCGTTGAATCGCGCGCTGGACTATTTGGAGGAGCATCTGGCGGACGAGATCGATATGACGGAGATTGAGCGGCTTGCGCTGTGCTCGGAGTTCCATTTCAAAAAAATGTTTGCGTTTCTTGCGGGCATTCCGCTTAACGAGTACATTCGCCGAAGAAGATTAACGCTCGCTGCGTTCGAGCTGAGCGACAGCGGCGCGCGTATCATCGATATCGCCGTGAAATACGGGTACGGCTCGCCGGATGCGTTTACGAGAGCATTCGCCTCGCTGCATGGATTAACCCCGACCGAAGCAAGAAGCAAAGGACAGACGCTGAAGGCTTATCCGCGAATGAGCTTTCAGCTCACCGTCAAAGGGGGAAACGAAATGAAGTATCGGATCGAGGAAAAGGAAGCTTTTCGCATTGCGGGGATGATGAAACGGGTGCCGATTGTATTCAATGGCGTGAATCCGGAAATTGCGGCGATGTGGGGGAGCTTGACCGGCGAGATCATTGCCGAGCTGAAGGCGCTCTCCAATATCGACCCGAAAGGCATCATCAGCGCATCCACGAATTTCTCCGAAGAACGCATGGAGGAAAAAGGCGCGTTGGACCACTATATCGGCGCCGCCACGACATTGGCATGCCCGGATTCGTTCGCGAGTCTGGAAGTGCCGGCCGGCACATGGGCGGTGTTCGAAGCGGTAGGTCCGTTTCCGGATACGCTGCAGCAAATTTGGGGACGCATATATGCGGAATGGTTCCCATCCTCCAACTACGAGCAGGTCAACGGACCGGAGCTGTTGTGGAACGAAAGCAAGGATACGTCGTCGCCTGCGTTCAGAAGCGAGATTTGGATACCGGTAAAGAAGCGGGCATAA
- a CDS encoding DUF6530 family protein, with protein MKIPTTLKHKPVIVSENYEHVDGRYANHSDAKGLSLGLAQWNDRGKVDISAKVWRYTGEKWSRQSEELPLHRVLDLAILVCSSMVHFREAYRYEHLYDPANPVIDRVGLQGDAMTVAVCTDNDRINEDIKLFNQALGEDGELNGERLRTLSRLLKEMGY; from the coding sequence ATGAAAATACCAACTACGTTAAAACATAAGCCGGTCATCGTTTCTGAAAACTACGAGCATGTCGACGGCCGATATGCCAATCACTCCGACGCGAAAGGGCTTTCTCTTGGACTTGCGCAGTGGAACGATCGGGGCAAGGTCGATATTTCGGCGAAGGTTTGGCGGTACACCGGAGAGAAATGGTCCCGGCAGTCCGAGGAATTGCCGCTGCACCGCGTGCTGGACTTGGCGATTCTCGTTTGCAGCAGCATGGTGCATTTCCGCGAAGCGTACCGCTACGAGCATTTGTACGACCCGGCCAATCCGGTAATCGACCGTGTCGGGCTGCAAGGGGATGCGATGACCGTGGCCGTTTGTACGGACAACGATCGGATTAATGAGGATATCAAGCTGTTCAACCAAGCGCTTGGCGAAGATGGTGAATTAAACGGCGAACGATTGCGGACGCTGTCGCGTTTGTTGAAAGAGATGGGATATTAA